The DNA sequence TTGGTGGTTTGATTGGAATTGGATCATCTCCGGGACCTTCATCAGTTGCTTGTGTTTCATATTTCAGACTTTCTTTTTTTAGATCTGTTTTTTTGTCGGCTGTTTCATAGTCGTCAGCTGTGCAAGAAAATAATGTAGTAGTCAATAGCGCAAATGTTCCCAAGTATATTAATTTTTTCATGATATTAAATTTTAAAAGTGGACATGGGTATGGCCGTCCGGATTCTGTCCGGATCTTGTTAAAGCAATACCAATTGAGGTTGGGAAGTGAAGTGCGTAGAACAGTATGATTTTATTTATACTTCCCGGATAAAGTCCGTCTTACGGTTTTCCGCACTCTTTAATTGAACTAGTTTTGTACATTTGTTTTTGACCTGCAGATCAAATCGATAACTAATCTGAGGACAAAGGAATGGCAGTTTTACTTTTGAATTTATAGAAGATTCTTATATTTCCGATCATTCCAGTTTTTCTAATAATTCCGCAGAAACTTATGAGCAACATTACTATTGAAGATTATAAAAGAGCAATTAGAGCTAAGTATAAAATTGCTACTGCAGAGGATGTGTCCGGTATTTTGTCTAATCCAAAACCAGCTGAGATTAGAAATTTTTATTTTCGAATTTTTGAAAAAGGTGTGGGAAAAATTGATACGGAAATTATGGAAATATTTTTCGAAACCAGGGAAAGTTTTCCATTGAAAAGAGCCATTGAAAACTGTAACACTGGAAAGTTAAAGCCTATTATCTCTTTCTTGCAAGGTGGAAATACAGAGAATGGACCTAGAATAGAAATGGCAGCTATTTTAGTTGATTTTAAACCGCGTCCTTTCAGAAATTTTGAAGATAATAAAGGGATAAGTGAAGAAAATAAAACAATTGAAGATCTGAATGGATCAGAGCAATTTATTTTAGAAGTAGAAAAAGCGGAAGAAGTAGAAAAAGTAGAAAAAGTAGAAAAAGGTGAAGATCAAAATGGAAAGCAAGCTTTATTAAAAGATAATTTAGTTAATACTGTACCATCTGGAAAAAGTATTAGAGAACGATTTAACAACAAAGTAAAATTGACGATAGCAGGAATTTCAATAGTTTTCTGTTTAGGGTTTTTAATAAGTTATTATTTATATCCTAAGAAACAGTGCATGCAATGGACAGGAGATCATTATGAAAAAGTAGATTGCGTTCAGGAAGTAAAAAGTTTAGTAGGGTTTAATAGTATCAAATCTTTTGAAGAGCAGCAGTTTGAGCTAAAGAAAATTGAAGTTTGCGATACAACAACGTATCTTAAGAATGGCCAGCCGATTATCTGGTACGGAAAAATTAATAATAAAGTTGATTTCTTTAATATAGACGGGTGGAACCCCATAAATGGTAAACAATTAAGACCAGTAACAGATCATATATTTAATAAGTACAAAGAAGATTGTCAGTCCAAAAACAGAAAAAAATAGTTTGATGGACTTTGGTGAAACAAGGGCATAAAAAAAGCACTTCTTATTACGGAAGTGCTTTTTTTATTGGGGATGACAGATTAATAATAATTTCCGGTAATGTCGGTACTCTTATTAAAATTCTCTGATTTTTTTTCCTTGATTTTTTTATAACAAGCAGATGTCAGCATTGGTATAGCCAGACCTGCAATAAAAGCCCCTGCTTTGTCATGTCCGGTTTTCTTTAAAGCTGCACCAACTAAAAGTGAACCTACTCCGGCACAAATCAATTGTTTGACAGAGATTTTTGATGTATTATCTTCTAATAAAGGGGTATTTGCTGCTAGTAATGGATTAATGAAATTTGCCATATTCTGTTTTGTTTTTTTAATTAGACATTTTTAAAATCTGAAAATCAGTTCAGATTCGGTTTTCAGCTATAAACCTGTAATTGTAGAGGTTTATAGCTTTTTTATTAGTTCTTTTTAGTAAATCTTCTTTTTAGGATATTAATCTCTTGTGCGATCCGTATCCTTTTTTTGCCCGGATTCTTTCTCTTTGTCTTTAGAAAAATTTGGATGATCATTTATAAACTC is a window from the Flavobacterium cupriresistens genome containing:
- a CDS encoding PrgI family protein, with translation MANFINPLLAANTPLLEDNTSKISVKQLICAGVGSLLVGAALKKTGHDKAGAFIAGLAIPMLTSACYKKIKEKKSENFNKSTDITGNYY